Sequence from the Carassius auratus strain Wakin chromosome 32, ASM336829v1, whole genome shotgun sequence genome:
TGACTAGTCTCTAGATAAGACACTGGCGagagggtggagagagagagacaggcattAGTTTGCCCTTCCCCCTTCTCTCTAAGCACTTCTCATTCAAGCACACAGCCATCACTGTGCCACACATCTCTGTATTCTCAACACATCCTGCTGACTGGAAACTTGCctgctatttattttcattcactATCCCAGAGTCCAACACATACCAATACTATATCAAAtacaaccgttttttttttttcagtcaacatGACTCATGAGTAAAGCCAGAAGACACGGGCGAATTATGGCTGACTCATATGGGAAGACATTAAAGGGATGAAATGaaagtgttttcattttcagTGGGACAGAAAAGTTTGCTAATCAAGACCTGAAACTGTAATAATTTTAAGCAGTCACTTTCCAGATCAATAGTCACCTTGAATCTTGATGAAGGCCACTTGAGAAATAATTTAACAGCACGTACTATGGCATAACATAATATAGCAGTGGATACATGGGGTTTTCATTTGcataaaacacataaatgctGCACAATTTACCCATTACTGGAGACCTCTCATTTAATTTGGCATTGAGAAGCTTTCGGCTTATGAAGACGTAGCCACAATGACAGGATTTACAAGCCACAGGAATCTGAAAGAGACAGAAGAGGCTCAGTGAACTTCACTACACACTGAAATTcatctgaaataaatattttcacagCACTGAGGAATCAATATCGAACATTTAGAGgggtaaaaattattaaaaaaatgatacTGACTCTATGGTAAACAGGAAACAACACCCTGATAGTTTTCTGCTCAACTGATACATGATACAGTGACAGAAAATATAGTCTTATCAAATCATCTGCAATGTTCAATAGCAAAACAAACAATGATAATTGATCGTTTATACATCAAAACTAGCTTGAATGTATCATTTGATCATTATTAGAAGATGCTGGAGCCTTTAGATAAGATCATGCAGATTTAAAAGCACTGTAATCGCAGAGATCACCGTATTAGTGATATTTAAAAAGAGACTGCATGTAACATATGCAATTTCAAGGTTTCAATTTCAATATCCCTTTACAGCCGTCCACGTTTACATTGCCAAACTAAAATGGAAACAAAACTCGGTGGCTTATTATGTGATGAGATACATAACATCAATAATATCACTTCAACAGAATCGAGAAGATGTGTAATACATGTTTCACATCACGTAGCAACGTTGTTTGTAACCCACACAGACATAATAAATAGCTTTACCttactgaagcacacacacattatactAAACAGAACAATCCGGCGATTCAAAActtgagaaaaataaaacacaaatatgtaTCATTCATCATCAAACAACCCCTCACCTGTTGGTCACACTCCGGGCATGATTTGGTGGCCATTTTCACTTTCTTCACTTTGTTTGTAGACATATTTATAACGACGAGCTCCAATAATATCCCTCGAGCTGTAAACCGTGCAGctgcactaacacacacacagaaaagtgCAGCTGATCGGGTTCCCGGGGCTCAGACAAACACACAAGTCGATGGACCATCAACCACACTGTACagactgcgcatgcgcactgtAGAGCTGTGATGGGTCCTGGCTGTCAGATCACGTGACCCACAGCTAACAATGGTAAGACTGGACCAATTTTTTTGTCTACACACTCTAAACTTGATGACTGGGTGTCACTAAAGCATCTCTGAGAGAGCGAACGGCGATAATAAACAGTCTGCTGGCCAGATATTTCACGGAGCATGCGCACTACAGCACGATATTCATTCACATGGGTGAAGAACAATAAGTGCTGATGGAGGTGAAATAGATATGGTGGTTGAGACCTATTATAGGCTTAGCAGATGGTTTTGTATGATTGGCTTAGAATATAAACACATATTCTTACACGTCCTCTGCTTTTTTTATGCCCCAGCCCAGTTAACGTCTTGTTCTGTTGTTAAGGACAAAACTTAACTCTACCCACTGCTCAACTTTCCTCTTTATATCTTTCACAACATGGGATACAATCAAAACACTGTATAAAACGTGTGTTTGAAATAGAAAGGTCTGGAACAGGAGTATGTcttgtttataatattaaaaagtgaGATGATCAGACACTGCATGGCAAAGACTGCTTTTGTGTTTGGAATACAGCAGGGAAGCAGCGTTTTCACATAACCAAACTTTGAAGTACTAAAGCCCACTATTGAGTTCCTCTTAAAAGCAGAAAGGGGAATCATAAAAGAGTATAATGTGTGGCTCTGCAGACTTCACGGTTGTTGGTTGCACACTGTGGGAATCTCATGTCCTCTTCATATGCTAAACTAGTCATGAAGGCTCAAGGGCTGCTCTTGTAACCTCTCACGAGATGACGTGGGTTACTGGTACACACAGGGTGTTAATGACGTTTCCTGAGAAAGTGTGGATTTTGATCGGACTGAAAGAGAATGTTGTTTGGGAACAACTgggaaatctttcttttttttataataaaacattggCATGGCAGAAGTTATAAGTGAAAACACACTTtaccaaatatttaaatgtaaataataataaaaagcaacatGACAAACATGGTGTGGTACCAGTGAGAGGTAggcattttaaatagtaatattaataggtataggctatatatatataatcgggATTACAGCCTTGCGTCCAACAGATGGCACCATTTCAATCAGATTACATCTAATTATGGTCTACAAAACATTTTCACTTACTCCAGCCTTTGAATTGGATTTGTGCATATTTTCCTAATAAAATCCATATTAATGCTTGTATATGAGTCAAATACTATCGTCTAAAATGAACTGTCTTGAAAAAAGAAACAGTGTGGTTTTATTAATTCGATtgaaattataaatgatttatgtctgatttatgatttaatatgaaaatCGAGTAGAATTAAATGACAGGTTCTTGTTCCCTTTATTCTGAAGAAAGATTGACCACAAGAGAACGGTTCAGATGTATTGTGTAATATGTCACGATGATATCTGCTCAACAGACGGTATGTGATGAAATGCTCTTCAATGTGATGAAATGCAAAAAGACGcaaacaagtttattttctgttttatgacTCTGAGGGTGGAGATAATTAAGTAATATGGGCCAAACAAAATTCAAAATTGCTTTATTCAGTTTTAATCTGCTATCTCTACCCAAATGTTTGAGAAAATCgtttaaagaatatataaaacaagaaaatgtaaaaaaaaaaaaaaagcccagacACGTCACATCTGATTTGCAACGGCAGAGTTTAAAGCTTTTAATTTGAGACTGATACAATTTTTACCGGCTATGACAGCGGGAAACTTTCCACCCAACAAGCACACACACCCACAGCGCTGGTTATTGTAGTTTAATTCTAAGCGCAGTGAATGGTAAGGGTGGATAAAGCAGCAGCATGAGAACTACAACCCCCATGACGAACAGAAACATGAGCGCGCTGAATGAGAGCATGAAGATTGGCGGGGGGATGATAGTAGGCGATGATGAGACGATCCTCTGATGAGCGTGGGACGGTGAAGCATTTGATAATGCGGTCCTGCCTCGTATAGAATAAATTTTTTCTAAAGTTATTTAGCTCtgtatttgttaattttattaactGCTTTAACTCGCGGTTAGAAGaaccgtatttttttttttacagttgcgTCTCTACAGCATTGCATCCTTGTTCCTGGCTTTCGACAGGTTCACCAGACAGGCTCGACTTCCTCATTGTGCCGATATGCATCGTCTGCAGTCACTGGCAGCTCGATCATTGATCGCCGGAGCTCTCGATCAGTGTACCCCCTTAATATCACTGACATCTCTTGCTGGGGTACGACACAAGTCTCAAGGTCCGTCCGTGGAGAAGCACGGCCAGATGCGCTTCCTCACAGCCGAGGCTAAAGCGGCTGCTGGGCGCCTCGACGGGAAGATGCGGGAGAGGACCCTGACTATGGACACTCTGAACCCGCAGGTGAAGGCTGTGGAGTACGCTGTGAGAGGACCTATTGTCATCAAAGCCGGAGAGATCGAGAGATACCTGGAGGAGGTGAGAAGATGTTTCATAGATTGCTGTTTCAATGCAGCATCCCAGAGCTAAATTACATGTTGGTAAATGTTTGCTTTTGGACACCccactaaaacaaaataaaaatctgaccaTATGTTTTATTCCTGTTCACAGTTGTAACCAGTGCTAGAATAGTCATAATCGCTCAGGCAGACATAATAGAAAGTTGCATTCAATAaagttgatttttcttttttttttcttttttttgagccAGCGTgggaattttattattattttttttggtcacacatcAGACTACTTATTTGTTTAGTTATGATTTATGCGAGGCAGGGTAGTTTTAATAACGCATTCACAATAAAGCTTTTAAGTATTATATCTACCAAACACCTTTgttgaattaatattatttttaatattcttcaATTTCGGGATTTTTGACACATAACAATCGTTCAAATGATTAAACTGGTCATTCACACCAGTTATGTAGAAAACTGACATGAATTCCGAGCACTTTAATTTATAGTTGACAACACTTTGTATAATGTATAGTTCATACTTCAAATAGGTTTTGGTCACAAATTTGGCTTTTGGGATTGAATGGATTAaagcagtggtctcaaactcaactcctggagggccacagctctgcacatcTTTGCTCCAATGGAGACCAATGGAtgaaagctttttttctttttttaaattaaacattgtaaaaaaaaatttggatgAAAAATAAGTACTTGAATAACTAAAATAAGAGGAACTTTTCAATTGCTCTAACATTAATTCTCCACTAGTTACTGAATGGATGTGAGGAAGTTCCCTTAGGGATATACTGCTTTTCATACCAAAAAGTGCTTTGTGGTTGGAAGTAACATGCCAGGCGATCTGCCCTGCATGGCTTTTAGTGACgcatctttatttttttccctttcatttcTTATGTCCGTGagagtcgctttgaataaaaccGTGTTCAGTCCACTTTCTGCCTTCCTTGCAGTGCCATTATCAAAAAAGTGCAGCAAAGTGTCTGATTCCTGTGAAGGTGACCATTCAGCAGTAATGTTATCTAACTCTCTTTGCCGTGACATAGAAGTATGTTTGAGCATGCATGCTCAGCAATGACAGATGAGCACTTAGGAACGGAGCTTTATTTATAGCCCATGAACCGCTGCCTTCTAGACCTTTGACAAGGGCATGATCCCCCCCAGACCCTGATGCTCTCCTCATCTCATAATGTGACCTTGATTGACTGTTCAACTTTGTGTTGCCCTTAGCCATGCCCTGAGCATGCGACTAGATGATACAAAATGTTCACAAAGCGGTTTGAGGACTACaatgataaaaaacaacaacaacatgtcaGTAGTTGGTCATGAAACTTACCCTGATTTAAAAGACAAAATGTTCTACAacttaatttcacaatattagttttatatatagttttataaaacttttatattttatatttagtttttatgacTAAACCTAACTATGCAAGTCCAGACAAACATCTGCTTTCACTGCAACACTGGTAGACGTGATCTTTTTTTTCTACAGCTGTCTGGTGCATGCGAGGACAGGTCTATTTGAATCCTTTGCAATGTGGATTCTGGGGAAGACTTGTGGAGTTGTTCACATAATGGACTCCTCTTTTATTTTCTTCTAGGGTGGTACAAAACCCTTCTCTGAAGTCATCAAAGCCAACATCGGTGATGCACATGCCATGGGACAACAGCCAATCACCTTTCTCAGACAGGTAACCAAAAATGCACTACTTATTCTTTCATCATAGTCAACTGTCTTTGTTTTGAATTAAGTTATTATAGCCTTACAATTTGctataaaaatgaagattaactTGATTGATTTTCCAAATGCATGTCATAGACCTGATTGTGAagaattcaaaaatacagtacttcAGTATTATTGCAACTTTAAATGAAGCACATTGTTTCCCATTTTTGTAGCGTGCATATTTGGTGTCCCTGACCTGTTCACTCACTGTGACTCAACACAgtgtctttttattaattatgcaAAGCTCCTGAAACTACATAACAGATTTTCCAGCTCATTTAGACTGTAAAAACATAGAACCTGTAAACAAAATCAGTGAGCGTTTTAGCATGAACACGTGTATTCAGGTTAATGAGGAGTCCAGTTTCTGCTCaatgttgtatggcatgaaataAAAGCAGCTTTTGTTGACCACTCACAGTTTTGGAACACGCTGCAAATTCCAGTTGAAGACCGTCTCTTATGATTGGCCTAGTTTATTCAGAGTTGATCTAGCCTTTCATTATGAACCAAACAAAGGCTTATGTGATGGCCTGAGAGAGCTTGTGAAATATGTTTTCTTGAGAGCCAACAGAATGCAGCTTTGCATGCTTGCAGGACAGTCGTAGTTACTGGTCAGTGTGGTCATATGATTCTTGAGCTCATGGCAACATTAAGGAAAATAGAGTAAAAAGAAAGCTGTCTTTTACCTGTATGGGTTATGGCTTGGAAACTTTGGGAGGGACTGGACTTCACCAGCCATCTGGTCCAGACTCTGTTATATTTTGGGAAAAAAGTTCTTGCTCAAATGACTGTTTCTCCCCTTCAGTgtgcaaaatgaatgaatgatcaaTGGAACATTATGCTTATAAGTTACAATACATATAGAAATATTGCCAGAATAAATAGCAGTTTGTTGTGAATAATTATATCATTGATTGCTAATGGACCTTTAGTATTTAGATTTTAGTGGAAATACATGTGCATCGAGACCGTTGGACTGTATTTGCTCTAAAATCTTTTAAATTGCTCTCACTGACTACAGACGAATAAGAGtgtgttaaatgtgtgtgtgtgttaatctgTGCAGGTGGTGGCTCTCTGTACATTCCCTGAGCTGATGGACAGCCCCAGTTTCCCAGAGGATGCCAAATGGAGAGCACGGCGTATCCTGCAGGGCTGCGGTGGACACAGTCTCGGTGTGTGCATTTGTTCCTCTGAGGATGTGTCTTTGAAACCGGTCAAGACCATATTATAAATCAAAATGTGAAACTCCGTTTACAGTGTAGCGATTGGAAACGATCCGTGATCTCCTGTTATTGCAGATCATGCAGTTCTCAGGAAGCTTGGGAACAATAGAGCTGTATCACCACACTGGGGTCCATTCAGTGTTTTGCTGCAGTAAGTGCTTTATGAGTGCTAACGCCTGTGATTCTGTCACAGGGTCATATAGTGCAAGCCCCGGCGTGGAATGCATCCGCAAAGACATCGCTGCGTACATAGAGCAGAGAGATGAAGGAGTTCCTTCAGACTGTGAAAACATTTACCTCACCACTGGGGCTAGTGATGGCATTATGGTAAGTCATTGTGTCTTTACAGTCAGTCAGAGAGTTGACCTGCAGTGCTAACAGAACCAAACTTTGTTTTCAAGACTATTCTACGGCTGCTGGTGTCTGGAAAAGATTCTTCTCGGACCGGTGTAATGATCCCCATCCCTCAGTACCCGCTTTACTCTGCTGCAATCTCTGAGATGGATGCGGTACAGGTCAACTACTACTTAGATGAGGACAACTGCTGGGCCCTGGACATCAACGAACTTTACAGAGCTTATCAGGATGCCAAGCTGCACTGTCAGCCAAGAGTCGTTTGCATCATTAACCCTGGCAACCCTACTGGTAGGTATATTGTGAAGCTTATTCTTGTCCTCGAGTTTGTTTGGATCCAATAGCAGGTGTCCTGGAAAGAAGAGCATGTCCCTGTTATTCCCTCATGTTCTTTTTTCCAGTCATGATCCCTCGTGAGCGGGGACAGATGCTGATGAGATCTAAAATAACTTCCATAGGATTTCTTTAGGCAATATTCCAGGTCTTCTGACGCTGATCGCTTTGTGTTGATGAATGGAAACTAGTTTAATCAATCATTTACTGAATGTTGCAATAtggaatgtaaaatattttaaaatatagattatttTGTGTAGAATTAAAATAGGTCCGATATGTTTGTGGTCTGCCCAAGCTTGTGCTGTCCTGTTTCTGGAGTGATGATGTGTGTTGTGATGCTGATGCAAGGTTTTTTGGGGGGCTGGACACTTCAGGTGGTTAGATGAAATCTGGATTGCTGAATGAGTCATCTATTTTTGATCTGCATTGATGGAAGAGAGagactataaaaatatatgtatgtgagaATCACTGTATTAAATACGGCATGTTAAGATGCACTGCGCTAACATGttgatgcaatatatatatatatatatatatatatatatatatatattaatatatatatatatatatattaatatattaaattatatatatatatatatatatatatatatatatatatatatatatatattaatatattaatatattaaattatttaatgtttaggtgaactaccccttttaATTCTGTCCTCTCTGTCCCTTCATCCCTTTTACTCTTTACAGGTCAGGTCCAGAGTAAAAAGTGCATTGAAGAAGTCCTACACTTTGCTTATGAAGAAAATCTCTTTGTTATGTCAGATGAGGTAATCTCAATATGTGCTCTTTTTGCGTttaccatttgaataaaaaaatagttgagctaccttttaaactttatttattttatttttttacttttaataagcaATGATGCATTGAATTGACCAGGGTGACTGCAAAGACATTGTGTAATGTTACAacaagtttctatttcaaatatatattattttaaaactagtTTTCATCAAAGatctaaaaaagtaaaaaaaaagtatcatggtttccagaaaaatattaagcaacattaatactagtaagaaatgtttcttaagcattaaatcagcatattagaacgatttgtTTAAGACTGCTGATATCagaggaataaattgcattttagatttacattcatgcattttgcagacggtttaatccaaagtgacttgcattgcatttaagGCATATTCTGCATCAGGTTAGGCATTCCCTGGCAATGAAGCCCAAAACCTTGACGTTGTTAGCATCATACTCTAACTGactgagctacaggaatgcttttcattttaaaatattatattttgttttattatatttaagattttttatatttaaaaatgtatatttttaaattttaatacaattacagttttactgtttttatagtatttttcaaTAACTTTGCTTTGCAATAAATGCTTTCATCAAACAAAAAGATCATCAAACAAAAATTGTAGCAACTACTAACTTTTCAACATTAGTGCGCATTTAAGCTTGAAACCGAAGTATTTAAATTTAAGCTTTTCAGAAGTATGTGTGCCTCAGTTGCCTGAATCTTGTTCTTATTGAACACATTTGACTCCCATACGACTATCATGTACCCAGTGTTGGTTTGCTCTGTTGCTGGCAGGTGTATCAGGACAATGTGTACACTCCTGACTGTCAGTTCCACTCCTTCAAGAAGGTGCTCTATGAGAT
This genomic interval carries:
- the LOC113051690 gene encoding alanine aminotransferase 2-like, whose amino-acid sequence is MHRLQSLAARSLIAGALDQCTPLISLTSLAGVRHKSQGPSVEKHGQMRFLTAEAKAAAGRLDGKMRERTLTMDTLNPQVKAVEYAVRGPIVIKAGEIERYLEEGGTKPFSEVIKANIGDAHAMGQQPITFLRQVVALCTFPELMDSPSFPEDAKWRARRILQGCGGHSLGSYSASPGVECIRKDIAAYIEQRDEGVPSDCENIYLTTGASDGIMTILRLLVSGKDSSRTGVMIPIPQYPLYSAAISEMDAVQVNYYLDEDNCWALDINELYRAYQDAKLHCQPRVVCIINPGNPTGQVQSKKCIEEVLHFAYEENLFVMSDEVYQDNVYTPDCQFHSFKKVLYEMGPEYFNSVELASFHSTSKGYTGECGFRGGYMEVINMDPVVKAQLVKLLSVRLCPPLAGQAAMDVIVNPPRPDEHSYRQFHQEKSSVLGALADKAKLTEQFLNSVPGIKCNPVQGAMYAFPRIFIPPKAVEEAKALGMQPDMFYCLRLLEETGICVVPGSGFGQKDGTYHFRMTILPSIEKLKVLLDKVRDFHISFLKECSALE